GGTCTGCATCTTGCCCGGCGCGGTGTAGGCGGCGATGCCCTTGGTGTCGAGCGTGGCCGGGTCGACGTGCATGCCCACGCCCGGCTGCACCAGGTTGACGATCAGCAGGCCGAGCAGCAGCGCCAGCGTGCTGACCACCTCGAAATACAGCAGCGCCAGGCCGCCGGTCTTGCCGACGCGCTTCATGTCCTCCATGCCGGCGATGCCGACCACCACGGTGCAGAAGATGATCGGCGCGATGATCATCTTGATCAGCTTGATGAAGCCGTCGCCGAGCGGCTTCATGGCGGTGCCGGTCTCGGGCCAGTAGTGGCCGAGCAGCACGCCGATCACGATCGCCGTGATGACCTGGAAATAGAGCGAGCGATAGAACGGCAGCGGGCCGGATGGTGTGTGCATGTTGTCTCCGTCGAGGACTGGGGCGGGGTCGGGTCGGACCGCCTGGGGGCTGGGCCGGGCGGATCACGCGCGGCAGGCTCTCAGCGCAATGCGCGTGCCAGCCCGAACGGGGCTCGGTGAGGCATGCAAGTGCTTGTTTTGAAACGGATTTTTCTCAAGCGCCCGAACCGGGTCGAACGACCGGCCGGAATGCCGGCATCGGCGTCGTATGGCCGGTCGATGTCAGGACCTAGGGTTTTTACGGGGTTCCGGTCGCCCGGCCCGATATCCCCCCGGCCCGCTGCCCGGAACCCTTCGGCGACACTCGGGTTCTCCCTGGGGCCGATCGGTCCCCCACCTCGCACCCCCTCATGGCCAGCCACCGCGAATTGCTGTCGACGACGATCTCCTCCTGCGCTGCGGGCCGGCGGCCATGAGCGTGGCCAGCCCGGCGATCTCGCTCGCGCGCAGCCGCATCGCCTCGCCCCGCTGGGTGACCGCGGGCGTGTTCTTCGCCTTCGCGCTCGGCATCGGCCTGTGGGCCGGCTCGATCCCGGTGCTGATGCGCCAGTCGGGCCTGACCGCCACCGGCCTGGGCCTGGCGATCACGCTGCACAGCGGCGCCTACATCCTGGCGATGATGGGCGCGGGCTGGCTGACGCGCTGGGTCGAGCTGCGCCGCCTGATCCGGGTGCTGCTGCTGTTGCACGCGGGTGCGTTTTTCCTGCTGTTCTCGGCCACCTCGCCGCTGTGGCTGACGCTGGCGCTGATCGCGCTGGGGCTGACCGCCGGTGCCACCGACCTGGCGATGAACACCGAGGCCACCGCGCTCGAGCGCGAGGCCGCCCGGCCGGTGCTGACGCGCATGCATGCCGCCGCCTCGGGCGCGTTCGCGATCGGTGCCATCAGCGGCAGCCTGCTGGCCAGCGCGGCCGGGCCGATGGCCTGCGCGGTGCTGGCCGCCGCGGCGATCCTGCCGGTGGTCTGGGCGGTGCAGCGGCTGGGCCCGCGCCCGCCGGTGGCGCTGCAGAAAGCGGCGCCGGGTGCGCGTGGCAGCGCCGGCTCGGTGGTCTGGCTGATCGGCGTGGTGCTCGGCCTGTCGATCGCCGCCGAGGTGACGGCGCAGATGTGGTCGGCGCAGTTCCTGGCCCAGCAGGCCGCGCAGCTGGCGGCGCTGGTCGGCGCCGGTGCGGCGCTGTTTGCCGGCTGCCAGTCGGTGGTGCGGCTGTTCGGCGACCGGCTGCGCAAGCGCTTCGACGACCTCGGCATCATCCGCGCCTCGCTGGCGCTGGCGGCGCTCGGTTTTGCGGTCGTGGCGCTGTCCGACCGTTTCGGCTGGAGCGTGCTCGGCTTCGCGCTGGTCGGCCTGGGCACCGCCTGCGTGGTGCCGTGCTGCTTCGCGCTGATCGCCCGCAGCGCGCCGCACCGCGCGGCGGCGGCGCTCGGCCAGGCCTCGCTGGTGGCCGGCCTGCTGCGGCTGCCGGCGCCGTTGTGCCTGGGTTACGTGGCGGCGGCCTGGTCCGACGCGGCCGCGTTCGCCGGGGTGGCGCTGGCGCTGGTGCTGGGCGTGCTGATGCTGGCGGTCCATGCACGCACCGGCGCCCGCATCGGCACCCGGTCTTGACCCCGACCCGGTTCAGCCCCAGGCCTTGACGGCCGAGTGCAGCATCTTCAGCGCCAGCACGAACAGGAAACCCGCGAACACCCGCTTGAGCGTGGCCACCGGCAGCGTCGACGCCAGCCGCGCGCCCACCGGCGCCATCAGCACGCTGGGCACCAGCACCGCCAGCAGCGCGGGCAGGTAGATGTAGCCGAAGCTGCCCGGCGGCAGGCCGGTGCTGCTCTGGCCGCCGAGGAAGTAGACGACGGTGCCGACGATCGCGATCGGCAGGCCGATCGCCGCCGAGGTGCCCACCGCGCGGTGGATCGTGACGTTGCACCAGGTCATGAACGGCACGCTCAGGAAGCCGCCGCCTGCGCCCACCAGCTGCGACAGCGTGCTGATCAGCACGCCGACGCCGGCCACGCCCGCCGCGCCGGGCAGGCTGCGGCTGGGCTTGGGCTTGGCGTTGAGGAACATCTGGGTGGCCGAGTACGACACGAAGACCGCGAAGATCAGCGCCAGCGTCGCGGTCGGCAGCTGCTTGGCGAGCGCGCCGCCGATCAGCCCGCCGATGGCGATGCCCGGCACGATCTGGCGCACGATCGTCCAGTCGACGTTGCCCTTGGCGTGGTGCGCGCGCAGGCTCGAGATCGACGTGAAGATGATGGTGGTCAGCGAGGTGCCGAGCGCCAGATGCAGCATCGACGCGGGCGCGAAATGCTGCAGTTCGAACAGCCACGCCAGCAGCGGCACGTAGAGCATGCCCCCGCCGATGCCGAGCAGGCCGGCCGCGAAGCCGCCGACACAACCCAGCGCCAGATAGGCCCCGATCCAGGGCAGCAGGTCGACGAGGTTCATGCCGCCCTCCGCCGGGTTGCGAGGGCTCGGTCGGCGCAGCGGGCCGATGACGGGTGGATGACGTTCTTCATGCGGGACTCGATGGATGTGAAAATGAGATGAATGTGTTCGCTGCGATGGGCCCTTGTCAGGGGCCGTGACGCCGCGATCCGGAGGACAGGGACATGGAATCGACGGAATCGATGGAATCGAGCCTGGGCGCGCGTCACTCGCCGCTCACGCATCTGGTGGTCAAGGAGATCCGCGAGCGCATCCTGAGCGGCGCCATCGCCGCCGGTGAGCGCCTGGTCGAGGGCCGACTGTCGGTCGAGCTGGGCGTGTCGCGCATGCCGGTGCGCGAGGCCTTGCGGCAGCTCGCGGCCGAGGGCCTGGTGACGATCGAGCCGCGCCGCGGCGCCTCGGTCACGAGCTTTTCCGACGACCAGATGCGCGAGCTGGTCGAGGTGCGCGCCACGCTCGAGGCGCTCAACGCCAAGCTCGCCGCCAAGCGCCACGACCCGCAGCAGATCGCCCGTCTCGAGAAGATCCTGGCCGACGGCGCGCGGGTGGCCGACCTGAACGATCCGGTGGCGGTGACCGAGTTCAACTCGCTGTTTCACGACACCCTCGGTGACATCGCCGCCAACTCGGTGCTCAAGGACCTGATGCGCTCGCTGCGTGACCGCACCGCGCTGCTGTTCGCGCCGCTCAACCGCAACCGCGGCCCGCAGAACTGGCAGGAGCACGCCGCCATCCTGCGCGCGGTGATCGCCGGTGATGCCGAGCTGGCCTCGCTGCTGGCGGCGCGCCATGTCTACAGCGCCGCGCGCATGGAGCCCTGAGCCGCGCGCGGCTCAGTGGCCGAGCAGCCGCCAGGCCAGCCCGGCCATCGCGACGTCCTCGAGCCCGACCCCGACCGACTTGTAGATCGTGATGGCCTCGGCCGACTGCCGGCCCGGGTGCTGCCCGCCGACCAGCTCGGCCAGTTCGACGATCTTGTGCGCCGGCACCACCGCCGGGTCGGCCAGCGCCAGGTCACCCGCCTCGCGCATTGACTGCGTGCGCCACTCGACGGCGATGCACGCCGCCCGCGCCAGCGCCACGTCGTCGAGCTCGCGGGTGTGCGGCAGGCTCGAACCGATCGCGGCGACGAAGGTTCCCGGCCGGATCGCCGCACCGGCGAACAGCGGTTGCGTGGCGCGCGAGGCGGTGACGATCAGGTCGGCGTCGGCGATCGCCTCGTCGGCGCCGCACAGGCGCACCGCCACGCCGCAATCGCGCTGCAGGCGCTCGATGCGCGCGGCGTCGGCATGCGGGTCGCAGACCGAGATCTGCGTCAGGTCGAAGGTCCGGCTCATCTGCAGCGCGTGTGCGCAACCCTGCACGCCGGCGCCGAACAGCGCCATGCGCCGGCTGTCGGCCCGGGCCAGGTGGCGCGCGGCGATCACCGAACAGGCGGCGGTGCGCAGCCGCGTGATGGCGCCGGCATCGAAGGAAGCGAGCGGCTGGCCGTCGACCGCCGAGAACAGCAGGATCACGAACGAGAACTGCCCGGCGATGGTGGTGTAGACCTTGGCGCCGACCACCTGCTGATCGGGAATCACCGCGCCCAGCGTCGATAGCTTGACGCCGCCGGCCTCGGTGCGGATGCGCTCCTGCATCGCGGCGCGGCCGGCGCCGAAGTGCTGGAAGGCGTCGAGCAGGACGGTCTGCGCATCTTCCGGGCGGATGAGCGCGTCAATCATCGAGTCGGTGATGTGTTGCATCGTCGGGGTCGGGGCTGAGAGAGAAGAAGGTTCGGGCCGCGCGGGCTTCAGGAGCCGGTGGCGGCGTGGCCCGCGTGGTCGCCGTGCGAGGCACCGCGGGCATCGAGGTAGGTCCGGGCGGCGCTGTAGACGTGCCGCGTGGCCAGCAGGCCGGCGAGGTCGGCATCGCCGTCGATCACCGCCTGCAGGATCTGCGCGTGCTCGATCCACAGCGGGCGCGCGCGCAGCTTGCGGTAGGGCGCGAACAGCAGCGCGGTGCGGTCGCGCAGCGAGCGCATCAGGTCCTGCAGCACGCGGTTCTCGGCCACCGTGGCGATCAGCTCGTGGGCCCGGGCGTTGATGGCGGCCAGCGCGTCGACGTCCTCGGCCTGTGCGGCCCGGTCGCCGGTGGCGATCAGTGCGTACAGCTGCGGCAGCTTGTCCGGATCGCGGCGCTGCGCGGCCAGCTTGGCGTTCAGGCCCTCGAGCGTGGCGCGCACCTCGATCAGCTCGACGGCGATGTCGTCGGAGATGCGGGTGACGCTGGCGCCGCGGCGCGGCTCGATGTCGACCAGGCCTTCGGAGGCGAGCTGGCGCAGCGCCTCGCGCACCGGCACGCGCGAGACGCCCAGCTCGGCCGACAGCTTGCCCTCGACCAGCCGGTCGCCCTGGTGGCGCGTGCCGTCGAGGATCTGCTGGCGCAGGTTGTGCACGATCACCGACACCAGCGAGGCATGGCGGTCGCCGAGCGTGGGCGACAGATCGGCGTGAAAGGCGGGAGTGACGAGGGTCATCATGGCGTGATCCATGTTCTGAAAAGGACACCCAGCGCGCCGGCCGTGGCCAGGCCCAGCAGCAGCGCCCTCACCGCCTTGCGGGAGAAACGCCGGTTCAGCGGACTGGAGGCCCAGAAGCCCAGCACGATCCAGGGAAGAAGCAGCACGCTCAGGTAGAGGTGCGAGCCGTCGAAGCGGCCCACCGCCGCCAGCATCAGCAGCGACAGCGCCGAGCCGACGAAGAAGACGCAGCCCAGTGTGGCACGCAGCCGGTCGGGCGGCATGTGCTGCATCGCGATCGCGAACGGCGGCGCGCCGGCCGAGGTGATGGTGCCCATCACGCCCGACGCCAGCCCGGCGATGCCGATGCGGGTGCGCGTGGCCGCCACCCGCCAGCCCGCCAGGCTGAGCGCCACGCCGGTGAGGATCAGCAGCGCGAACAGCACCGACAGCACCTGCGCCGACAGCAGCGTCAGGATCAGCCCGGCCAGCCCGGTGCCGATCACGCGCCCGACCAGCGCCGCGGCGGCGGTCGGCCACTCGATGGCGCGGAACTCGCGGATGCAGGTCATCAGCGCCAGCGGGCAGCCCAGCGCCAGCAGCGGCCCGGGCACCAGCGCCGGAAACAGCAGCGCGGCCAGCGGCGCCGAGAACATCGCGAAGCCGACCCCGCCGATGCCCTGCAGGCAGGCGCCCAGGAACACCGTCACCGCCATGCCCAGGTAGAGGCCGGCGTCGACGCCCGGGGGCAGCAGGGCGAGCAGATCGGTCACGGGCGCATCACCGTCACCATCACCAGGACACGCTGATGTCGCCGCCGCTGACGAAGGTCTGGCACGCCAGGCGCATGCCGGCGGCGAGCTGTTCGGGCGTCAGCAGCTTCTTCTCTTTCGCCTTGACCGCGTCGGTGTGCTCGCGCCCGCTCTCGATCGTGCACTTGCAGGTGCCGCACAGGCCGCCGCCGCACTTGAACGGGATGCCGCCTTTCTCGCGCAGCGACACCCGCAGGATGTTGCTGTTGTCGGGCGCGGCCACCACCATCGAGGCGTTGTTCAGGAAGGTGATGCTGACCTTGGGGCGGGGCGCCTCGGCGGTCGCGGCCGTGGCCGTCGGGGCGGGGTTTTCCATGGTGTCGGTGCTCATTGCTTGACCAGCTGGATGTCCATGCTGCCGAAGTGCGACAGGCTCTCGAGCTGGGCGCGTGCGGCGGCGAGGGTGTCGAACTTCTCGAGGAACTTCGAGGGCACGAGGTTGACCACCGGCTCGTCGGCGGATTCGTCGATCACGCGCACCTTGACCTCGTGTTCGATCGAGGCGACCACGAAGCCGGCGCGCTTGCGGCCGTAGAACAGGTAGTCGTAGGCCTCGACCTGTGCCATGCCGGGCGCCAGCTCGGTGCGGAACTGGCCGGGTTTGCTCGTCAGGATCACGTACATGGGTGTGTGGGCTCCAGGCTTCGAATGAGGGGGCGGTGCGGGGCGCTCAGGCGGCGGCTGCCGCAGCGGTGCCGGCCGGGGGCACGCAGACGGCGTCCTGCGACAGCTCGATGTCGTGCGTCACCCAGAGCTGGCAGGTCAGCCGGTAGCCCTGCCCGATGCGCTCGCCGAGCTGCTTCTTCTCTTTCCAGTTCGGTGCGGGCAGGTGCTCGGCACCCTTCAGGACCTGGCAGGCGCACTTGGCGCACTTGCCCATGCCGCACTCGTAGCGCAGGTTCGGATACGGGAACTGCTTGATGCCCGCGCGCACCACCAGGTTGGTGTCGGGCTTGACCTCGTCGGTGTACGTCTGGCCGTTGCTGTGGATGACGATGGTCGGCATGCGGGTCTTTCGGGTGGGCTGCGCTGCAAGTTATGAATACTGTATACCAACAATGAAGCCGATTCAAGAGCCCTGTTGCCGTTCACGCCCTTTCGGCTTCGCTTCCGGGTCGTTTCGCCACCGAGGGCCGGGCGCATGGGTCGCGACCCGCCCGATGTCGCATCCTTTCTGCGGACCTGCACCGCCTCCTTTCCAGCGCCTGCAACGGGCGCGGCCACTTGATCCCGAACAAGGGATGGCGTGCCGATGCGATTTTTTCGGCAGTGTTTGCATTGGCTCAAGTGTTAGTATACAGTATTCCACATGCCTTGTTCCTGGCATCGCTTCACTCCCGAGTCGATGCTTCAACCCGCCCTGCACCCGGAGCCTCCCATGACCGCATTGATGAACCGCGACGAATTCCGTACCGCTCTCGAAAACGCCATCAAGGGCAAGAGCGCCAACAAGTCACCCTTCAGCGTCGCCTGGGCCTCCGGCCAGTTGAGCCGCGCCCACCTGGCGCGCTGGGCCGAGAACCACTATCACTACGTCGGCCCGTTCGCCGACTACCTGGCCTATCTGTACGCCCGCACGCCCGACAGCTACACCGAGGCCAAGGACTTCCTGCTGCAGAACATGTTCGAGGAAGAGATCGGCGGCGATCGCCACACCGACCTGCTGATCCGCTTTGCCGAAGCCTGCGGCACCACCCGCGAGCGCGTGATCGACCCCGACAACATGTCGCCCACCACCCGCGGCCTGCAGAGCTGGTGTTATGCGGTGGCGATGCGCGAAGACCCGGTGGTGGCGGTGGCCGGCCTGGTGGTCGGCCTCGAATCGCAGGTGCCGTCGATCTACCGCCGCCAGACCCCGACGCTGCGCGACAAGTACGGTTTCACCGATGAGGAAGTCGAGTTCTTCGACCTGCACATCGTCTCCGACGAGATCCACGGCGAGCGCGGCTACCAGATCGTGCTCGAGCACGCCAACACGGTCGAGCTGCAGCAGCGCTGCCTGAAGATCTGCGAAGTCGGCGCGCAGATGCGCCTGCTCTACACCACCGCGCTGTACCACGACTACGTCGCCGCCGAGCTGCCGCTGTCGGACCTGAAGCTGGCCGCCTGAGCGCGTGCGCCCGCACCTGCGGGCGCCGATCCGTCCGTCTTTTTGTCATTCCAGCAGGGGTCCCGATGAGCACCAGCCACGCACCGTCACACAGCACCGACGTGTTCCTCAATCACATCGACGGGCAATGGGTTCCGAGCGTCCAGAACCAGACCTTCGACAACCGGAACCCGGCTGACACGCGTGAGCTTGTCGGCCGCTTCCAGGCCTCCGGCGAGGCCGATGCGCTGGCTGCGGTGGCGGCTGCGCAGGCCGCTTTCGACGGCTGGAGGCGCACGCCGATCGGCAAGCGCGCGGCGATGCTGCAGTCGGCCGCCGACTACCTCGAGCGCCATGCCGCCCGTTTTGCCGAAGAGCTGACTCGCGAAGAAGGCAAGCCCCTGTCGCTGGCGAAAGACGAGTTCCTGCGCTCGGCGCAGACGCTGCGTTTCTATGCGGTCGAAGGCCAGTCCTTCAGCGGCGAGACCTATCCGAACGACGACCCCGAGATGCTGGTCTACAGCCAGCGCGAACCGCTCGGCGTGGTGACCGTGATCGCGCCTTGGAACTTCCCGGTCTCGATCCCGGCACGCAAGATCGCGCCGGCGCTGATCACCGGCAACACCGTCGTCTTCAAGCCCTCGTCGGACGCGCCGTTGAGCGGCCTGCGACTGGCCGAGGCGCTGATCCAGGCGGGGCTGCCCAAGGGGGTGCTCAACTACATCACCGGCCGCGCCAGCGAGGTCGGGCCGGTCATCACCACCGCGCCGGCGGTGCGCGCGATCTCGTTCACCGGCTCGACCGGCGCGGGCGAGCAGATCCACCGCGCGGTGCCGCTGACCACGCGCCTGCAGATGGAGCTGGGGGGCAAGAATCCGCTGATCGTGATGGACGATGCCGACCTCGACAAGGCCGTCGACCTCGTCATCAAGGGCGGCTTCTCCCTGTCGGGCCAGGCCTGCACCGGCACCAGCCGGGTGCTGGTGATGGCGTCGGTCAAGGCCGCGTTCACCGACCGGCTGCTGACCCGCGTGGCCGCTCTCAAGATCGGCCCGGGCATGAGCGCCGGCATGGACATCGGCCCGCTGGCCACCGCCAAGCAGCTCGAGACCGTGCTGTCGTACATCGCCATCGGCAAAGGCGAGGCCACGCTGCTGTGCGGCGGCGAGCATCTGACGCACGGCGATTTCGCGCACGGCTATTACGTCTCGCCGGCGGTGTTCGACAACGTGACGCAATCGATGCGCATTGCGCAAGAAGAGATCTTCGGCCCGGTGATCGCATTGATCGAAGTGGCCGATTACGCCGACGCCATCGCCCGGGCGAATGACACCGAATACGGCCTCTCGGCCGCGATCGTCACCGGCAGCCAGCGGCATGCGCACAACTTCGCCAACGACATCCAGTCGGGCACCGTGAAGATCAATCGCACCACCACCGGCAACCTGATCAATGCGCCGTTCGGCGGATTGAAGCGCTCGAGCACGTCGACCTTCCGCGAGTCGGGCCGCGCCGGGCTGGAGTTCTACAGCCAGATCAAGACCGTCTATCGCGGCCTGTGAGCCGCACGCACAGAAGAAAGCATTGCCATGAAGAAGTCCATCAAGCTCGAAGTCGAAGAAGCCCGCCACATGATTGCCGCCGCGGTGCGCAAGGCGGCCGAGATCGGCGTCCTCGAAACCGTCTGCATCGTCGATGACGGCGGCTATCCGATCGTGATGGAGCGCATGAACGGCGCGCGCATCACCGGCCCGCAGATCGCCTGGAACAAGGCCTTCACGGCCGCCGGCCACAAGCGCTCGACGCACCTGTTCAATCAGGCTCCGAATGGTCCGGCATTGCCCGGCAATGAGGCCTTCGGCATCCAATTGAGCTTCGAGGGCCGCTTCGCGATCTTCGTCGGCGGCTTTCCGATCGTCGTCAATGGCGAGGTGATCGGCGGCGTCGGCCTGAGCGGCGGCAATGGCGAGCAGGATACCGCCTGCGGCGTGGCCGCCTTGCAGGCCCTGGCCGAGCTGCTGCCGCAGCCCGACTACAGCGTGCTGGTGCAGGCCGACATCAAGAAGTAAGCCCCGCCATCTCGCCGAGGTCACCATGCTTTATCGCGTTCAATTGCTCGAGACGAGCGAGTGCTTCGACGTCGAGCCCGACGAGACGATCCTGAGTGCGGCCCAGCGGGCGAATGTCGCGCTGGCCCATCAATGCCAGTTCGGCGCCTGCGGCACCTGCCGCATCAAGGTGATGCAGGGCGAGGTGGCCTACGCCGAGCCGCCGGCGGCACTGTCGGACGAAGAGGCCGCCGACGGTTATGCATTGGCCTGCCAGGCCTTGCCGCGCTCGGACGTGGTGGTGAGTGCGGCGCGCCCGCTCGCGCCCTGTTCCGACCCGCAGACCGTCACGGCCCGGCTCGAATCGATCCGCCCGCTCACGCCCGATGTGCTGCACGTCGCGCTCGAGCTGCCGGCTGATCTGGAGCTGGTCTATCGCCCCGGCCAGTACGTCAACCTGCTGACGGACGGCGGCGTGCGGCGCAGCTTCTCGCTGGCGTCCAAACCCGACGGACGGCGCATCGACTTCCAGATCCGCCGCATCCCGGGCGGGCGCTTCACCGACCAGCGGCTGGCGCAGATGGCACCGGGCGAGGCCATCGATGTCGAACTGCCGCTCGGCAGTTTCTGCTTCCACCCCGAGGACTACCGCCCGGTCGTGCTGGCGGCCACCGGCACCGGACTGGCGCCGATCAAGAGCATCGTCGAGTCGCTGATGGGCGACCCGGATTGCCCGCCGGTGGCGCTCTACTGGGGCGTGCGCACCGAGGCCGATCTCTACCTGCACG
This portion of the Leptothrix cholodnii SP-6 genome encodes:
- a CDS encoding 2Fe-2S iron-sulfur cluster-binding protein — translated: MLYRVQLLETSECFDVEPDETILSAAQRANVALAHQCQFGACGTCRIKVMQGEVAYAEPPAALSDEEAADGYALACQALPRSDVVVSAARPLAPCSDPQTVTARLESIRPLTPDVLHVALELPADLELVYRPGQYVNLLTDGGVRRSFSLASKPDGRRIDFQIRRIPGGRFTDQRLAQMAPGEAIDVELPLGSFCFHPEDYRPVVLAATGTGLAPIKSIVESLMGDPDCPPVALYWGVRTEADLYLHDEIQRWHEQFDDFTYVPVLSRADATWRGRRGHVQQAVLEDLPDLSEHAIYLCGSPNMIADAKRAFCASGASAAHLYVDSFNFQP
- a CDS encoding ornithine cyclodeaminase family protein; amino-acid sequence: MQHITDSMIDALIRPEDAQTVLLDAFQHFGAGRAAMQERIRTEAGGVKLSTLGAVIPDQQVVGAKVYTTIAGQFSFVILLFSAVDGQPLASFDAGAITRLRTAACSVIAARHLARADSRRMALFGAGVQGCAHALQMSRTFDLTQISVCDPHADAARIERLQRDCGVAVRLCGADEAIADADLIVTASRATQPLFAGAAIRPGTFVAAIGSSLPHTRELDDVALARAACIAVEWRTQSMREAGDLALADPAVVPAHKIVELAELVGGQHPGRQSAEAITIYKSVGVGLEDVAMAGLAWRLLGH
- a CDS encoding aldehyde dehydrogenase family protein gives rise to the protein MSTSHAPSHSTDVFLNHIDGQWVPSVQNQTFDNRNPADTRELVGRFQASGEADALAAVAAAQAAFDGWRRTPIGKRAAMLQSAADYLERHAARFAEELTREEGKPLSLAKDEFLRSAQTLRFYAVEGQSFSGETYPNDDPEMLVYSQREPLGVVTVIAPWNFPVSIPARKIAPALITGNTVVFKPSSDAPLSGLRLAEALIQAGLPKGVLNYITGRASEVGPVITTAPAVRAISFTGSTGAGEQIHRAVPLTTRLQMELGGKNPLIVMDDADLDKAVDLVIKGGFSLSGQACTGTSRVLVMASVKAAFTDRLLTRVAALKIGPGMSAGMDIGPLATAKQLETVLSYIAIGKGEATLLCGGEHLTHGDFAHGYYVSPAVFDNVTQSMRIAQEEIFGPVIALIEVADYADAIARANDTEYGLSAAIVTGSQRHAHNFANDIQSGTVKINRTTTGNLINAPFGGLKRSSTSTFRESGRAGLEFYSQIKTVYRGL
- a CDS encoding GntR family transcriptional regulator, with protein sequence MESTESMESSLGARHSPLTHLVVKEIRERILSGAIAAGERLVEGRLSVELGVSRMPVREALRQLAAEGLVTIEPRRGASVTSFSDDQMRELVEVRATLEALNAKLAAKRHDPQQIARLEKILADGARVADLNDPVAVTEFNSLFHDTLGDIAANSVLKDLMRSLRDRTALLFAPLNRNRGPQNWQEHAAILRAVIAGDAELASLLAARHVYSAARMEP
- a CDS encoding sulfite exporter TauE/SafE family protein, with translation MNLVDLLPWIGAYLALGCVGGFAAGLLGIGGGMLYVPLLAWLFELQHFAPASMLHLALGTSLTTIIFTSISSLRAHHAKGNVDWTIVRQIVPGIAIGGLIGGALAKQLPTATLALIFAVFVSYSATQMFLNAKPKPSRSLPGAAGVAGVGVLISTLSQLVGAGGGFLSVPFMTWCNVTIHRAVGTSAAIGLPIAIVGTVVYFLGGQSSTGLPPGSFGYIYLPALLAVLVPSVLMAPVGARLASTLPVATLKRVFAGFLFVLALKMLHSAVKAWG
- a CDS encoding MFS transporter — protein: MSVASPAISLARSRIASPRWVTAGVFFAFALGIGLWAGSIPVLMRQSGLTATGLGLAITLHSGAYILAMMGAGWLTRWVELRRLIRVLLLLHAGAFFLLFSATSPLWLTLALIALGLTAGATDLAMNTEATALEREAARPVLTRMHAAASGAFAIGAISGSLLASAAGPMACAVLAAAAILPVVWAVQRLGPRPPVALQKAAPGARGSAGSVVWLIGVVLGLSIAAEVTAQMWSAQFLAQQAAQLAALVGAGAALFAGCQSVVRLFGDRLRKRFDDLGIIRASLALAALGFAVVALSDRFGWSVLGFALVGLGTACVVPCCFALIARSAPHRAAAALGQASLVAGLLRLPAPLCLGYVAAAWSDAAAFAGVALALVLGVLMLAVHARTGARIGTRS
- a CDS encoding 2Fe-2S iron-sulfur cluster-binding protein, whose protein sequence is MPTIVIHSNGQTYTDEVKPDTNLVVRAGIKQFPYPNLRYECGMGKCAKCACQVLKGAEHLPAPNWKEKKQLGERIGQGYRLTCQLWVTHDIELSQDAVCVPPAGTAAAAAA
- a CDS encoding GlcG/HbpS family heme-binding protein; protein product: MKKSIKLEVEEARHMIAAAVRKAAEIGVLETVCIVDDGGYPIVMERMNGARITGPQIAWNKAFTAAGHKRSTHLFNQAPNGPALPGNEAFGIQLSFEGRFAIFVGGFPIVVNGEVIGGVGLSGGNGEQDTACGVAALQALAELLPQPDYSVLVQADIKK
- a CDS encoding sulfite exporter TauE/SafE family protein, with the protein product MAVTVFLGACLQGIGGVGFAMFSAPLAALLFPALVPGPLLALGCPLALMTCIREFRAIEWPTAAAALVGRVIGTGLAGLILTLLSAQVLSVLFALLILTGVALSLAGWRVAATRTRIGIAGLASGVMGTITSAGAPPFAIAMQHMPPDRLRATLGCVFFVGSALSLLMLAAVGRFDGSHLYLSVLLLPWIVLGFWASSPLNRRFSRKAVRALLLGLATAGALGVLFRTWITP
- a CDS encoding GntR family transcriptional regulator — encoded protein: MMTLVTPAFHADLSPTLGDRHASLVSVIVHNLRQQILDGTRHQGDRLVEGKLSAELGVSRVPVREALRQLASEGLVDIEPRRGASVTRISDDIAVELIEVRATLEGLNAKLAAQRRDPDKLPQLYALIATGDRAAQAEDVDALAAINARAHELIATVAENRVLQDLMRSLRDRTALLFAPYRKLRARPLWIEHAQILQAVIDGDADLAGLLATRHVYSAARTYLDARGASHGDHAGHAATGS
- a CDS encoding 2Fe-2S iron-sulfur cluster-binding protein — protein: MENPAPTATAATAEAPRPKVSITFLNNASMVVAAPDNSNILRVSLREKGGIPFKCGGGLCGTCKCTIESGREHTDAVKAKEKKLLTPEQLAAGMRLACQTFVSGGDISVSW
- a CDS encoding TenA family transcriptional regulator, giving the protein MTALMNRDEFRTALENAIKGKSANKSPFSVAWASGQLSRAHLARWAENHYHYVGPFADYLAYLYARTPDSYTEAKDFLLQNMFEEEIGGDRHTDLLIRFAEACGTTRERVIDPDNMSPTTRGLQSWCYAVAMREDPVVAVAGLVVGLESQVPSIYRRQTPTLRDKYGFTDEEVEFFDLHIVSDEIHGERGYQIVLEHANTVELQQRCLKICEVGAQMRLLYTTALYHDYVAAELPLSDLKLAA